In Microvenator marinus, one genomic interval encodes:
- a CDS encoding efflux RND transporter permease subunit: MKEPNFFLPALAVRRPVTVAMLLVASIVIGAITLSRITLQLLPSGFTPPFLYVTVPTVPTTPADVEREIVRPVESILRTVRNVQRVRSRAETTDASFAIQFVDGTDMTNAYNQVRDRLERVQPELPAEAQRFVIWKFDPDEDPLMFVGAKLRSNEGEPDVEIRQNLIQPLERLPEVSRVDVMGLRPIEVVVEVDDKRANAAGVSVAQLVQTLQDDNFTLAAGTVDQADGRYPLRVLAKLEDLQDLRELPIGPGILLQDVADVRVHRANDREIYRIDGQSGYIVAIYKESQVNTVDAARAIRDKLNEVSGPDKNVKADVFFDQGEVIEGSLYNLAETAFFGGLLAIIILFFFLRRARMTLVTAVAIPLSLLITITVMYFVGVTLNALSLMGLMLSVGMVVDNSIVVTEAIQRRRMLGEPIAVAAPRGAGEVGLAIIVATSTTIVVFLPMVLMSGSETIRFYLGEIGFPVCISLTASLLVSLVFIPLATTWIDTETSVATVPAVEKLQDLYAHSLSWCLHNRATSTLFITLCLATLVIPFRNIKQTDKVEANINDVRIFFDFESTTTYEEKVRLLDEYEKWVAENARDIEVRTWMTRMGGQWGNPQFRLFLEDAAEREMSREEVIEKIKDGFPTMPGSDWRIGWGGAGQEQSVTVDIEGPDTERLTEIGNGVALRLRRIPDVMNVLVGEDDARATELRYTMDSDLGQRLGVSPLMVGGAIDYALRGRRTGTINYQGEDVPLWIRNKADATTTRAELENIAIPSPLGGPGLPIGILAQGEVAPGYNEISRVNGQARLEIQVLTTRDDLKILGEEIDRELAGIELPRGYNVRKGDRFLQLAQEARDRQFALGMAIIFVFLLMGILFESFVLPFVIILSIPFAFLGTYWILYATGTPFDVMAGVGLIILVGIVVNNAIVLVDRVNIMIRSSQDRHEALVEAGRIRLRPITMTAMTTIGGLIPMAIGATEIVGVPYAPLGRTVIGGLITATIFTVYVVPIAYTLIDDLRNWFVDRFTSPSP; this comes from the coding sequence GTGAAGGAGCCAAATTTCTTTTTGCCTGCGCTGGCCGTTCGGCGGCCGGTTACGGTGGCCATGCTCCTTGTGGCGAGTATCGTCATCGGGGCAATTACGCTCTCGAGAATTACACTCCAGCTTCTTCCTTCCGGTTTTACCCCGCCCTTCCTCTACGTCACCGTCCCTACAGTTCCGACCACACCTGCTGATGTTGAGCGCGAGATCGTACGTCCGGTGGAGTCCATTCTCCGGACTGTTCGAAACGTTCAGCGCGTTCGTTCAAGGGCCGAGACCACCGACGCGAGTTTTGCGATTCAGTTCGTGGATGGCACGGACATGACCAACGCCTACAACCAGGTCCGGGACCGTCTCGAGCGCGTGCAGCCTGAGCTTCCGGCCGAGGCGCAGCGCTTTGTGATCTGGAAGTTCGACCCCGATGAGGACCCGCTCATGTTCGTCGGGGCAAAGCTCAGGTCCAATGAAGGCGAGCCCGATGTTGAGATTCGGCAAAACCTGATTCAGCCGCTTGAGCGGCTGCCCGAGGTCAGCCGCGTGGACGTGATGGGGTTGAGGCCGATTGAGGTCGTGGTTGAGGTGGATGATAAGCGGGCGAACGCGGCGGGCGTCTCGGTGGCGCAACTGGTTCAGACCCTGCAGGACGATAATTTCACGCTGGCGGCGGGAACCGTAGACCAGGCCGACGGTCGCTATCCGCTGCGCGTGCTGGCCAAACTAGAAGACCTACAGGATCTGCGCGAACTTCCGATTGGTCCCGGGATTTTGCTGCAGGATGTGGCCGATGTCCGGGTACACCGTGCGAACGACCGCGAAATCTACAGAATTGACGGGCAGAGTGGCTACATCGTGGCCATTTACAAGGAGTCTCAGGTCAATACGGTGGACGCCGCGCGTGCCATTCGAGACAAGCTCAATGAGGTGTCGGGGCCGGATAAAAACGTCAAAGCCGACGTCTTTTTTGACCAGGGTGAGGTCATCGAGGGGAGCCTCTACAACCTCGCCGAGACCGCATTCTTCGGCGGACTTTTGGCCATCATCATCCTCTTCTTCTTCCTGCGTCGGGCGCGCATGACGCTCGTGACGGCGGTGGCCATTCCCTTGAGCCTCTTGATCACGATCACGGTGATGTACTTCGTGGGCGTCACACTCAACGCGCTGAGTTTGATGGGCCTAATGCTCTCTGTGGGCATGGTCGTGGACAATAGTATCGTGGTGACTGAGGCGATTCAAAGGCGCAGGATGCTCGGTGAGCCGATTGCCGTGGCCGCGCCGCGTGGTGCTGGTGAGGTGGGGCTCGCGATCATTGTGGCTACGTCTACAACCATCGTGGTTTTCTTGCCGATGGTCCTGATGTCCGGGTCCGAAACGATTAGGTTCTATCTGGGCGAGATTGGATTTCCAGTGTGTATCTCGCTGACCGCGAGCTTGTTGGTGAGTCTTGTGTTCATCCCTCTGGCGACTACCTGGATTGATACTGAGACCAGCGTTGCCACGGTACCGGCGGTTGAGAAGCTGCAAGACCTCTATGCGCACTCGCTTTCGTGGTGCCTGCATAATCGCGCGACGAGCACGCTCTTCATCACCTTGTGTTTGGCCACGCTCGTGATTCCGTTTCGCAATATCAAGCAAACCGACAAGGTCGAGGCGAATATCAACGATGTCCGGATCTTCTTCGATTTTGAGTCCACCACGACTTACGAGGAGAAAGTCCGCCTCTTGGACGAGTACGAAAAGTGGGTCGCTGAGAATGCAAGAGACATTGAGGTGCGCACGTGGATGACGCGGATGGGCGGCCAGTGGGGCAATCCTCAGTTTAGACTTTTCCTTGAGGACGCTGCGGAGCGCGAAATGTCGCGCGAGGAGGTCATTGAGAAGATCAAGGACGGCTTTCCAACGATGCCTGGCAGCGATTGGCGCATCGGCTGGGGTGGTGCGGGCCAGGAGCAATCTGTCACGGTAGATATCGAGGGACCTGATACTGAGCGGCTGACTGAGATCGGCAACGGCGTGGCCCTCAGATTGAGGCGGATTCCGGACGTGATGAACGTGTTGGTGGGTGAGGACGACGCGCGTGCAACGGAGCTTCGGTACACGATGGATTCGGACTTGGGCCAGCGCCTTGGGGTATCACCATTGATGGTGGGTGGGGCGATTGACTACGCGCTGCGAGGCCGACGAACCGGGACCATCAACTATCAGGGCGAGGACGTACCGCTTTGGATTCGAAACAAAGCCGACGCGACGACAACGCGGGCGGAGCTTGAGAATATTGCGATTCCTAGCCCTCTTGGTGGCCCGGGACTACCGATTGGTATTCTCGCGCAGGGCGAGGTTGCGCCTGGCTATAACGAGATTAGCCGCGTGAATGGACAAGCGCGCCTTGAAATTCAGGTTTTGACGACCCGCGATGATCTAAAAATTCTTGGGGAAGAGATCGATAGAGAATTGGCGGGGATCGAGCTGCCGCGAGGCTACAACGTGCGCAAGGGCGATAGATTCCTGCAGCTCGCGCAGGAAGCGCGGGACAGGCAGTTTGCACTCGGGATGGCCATCATTTTTGTGTTCCTTCTGATGGGCATTCTCTTTGAGAGTTTTGTACTCCCTTTTGTGATCATCCTCTCGATTCCGTTCGCGTTCCTTGGCACGTATTGGATCCTCTACGCGACGGGCACTCCCTTTGATGTGATGGCGGGAGTTGGGCTGATCATTTTGGTGGGGATTGTGGTGAACAACGCGATTGTGCTCGTCGACCGAGTCAACATCATGATTCGGTCGTCCCAAGACCGCCACGAGGCTTTGGTTGAGGCGGGTCGTATCAGGCTTAGGCCCATCACCATGACGGCCATGACCACGATTGGCGGCCTCATTCCGATGGCGATCGGAGCCACCGAGATTGTGGGTGTGCCTTATGCCCCGCTCGGGCGCACGGTGATTGGTGGGTTGATTACGGCTACGATCTTTACGGTCTACGTGGTTCCTATCGCGTACACGTTGATAGACGATTTGCGGAACTGGTTCGTAGACAGATTCACGAGCCCTAGCCCGTGA